One genomic segment of Occultella kanbiaonis includes these proteins:
- a CDS encoding ATP/GTP-binding protein yields the protein MLGLTGYGVMPLVLGDLKPDYVDLVQALGGQVVRNGPGRAKINILDPGEANAAAARLTGQAQIEVLADPHQRRLEMVVALSNIWRKRPPESISVQILDRALHVLDDTADRNPVLGDLLKVIQDGPESDRAVAVDRGDKNRYQEITRDIEVDLVGFTSGAAFGDMFSGHTTTPLHLDRPAVIDVSSLGEAQADVKAAALLSCWSYGFGAVNIANALADSGLEPQRRYFIVMDELWQALRAGEGMVDRVDALTRLNRQKGVGQVMISHTMSDLAALPELAALPELDQKKARGFVERSGMVILGALPEDEMPRLSGAIKLARAEQDLLTSWTTPTSWGSSADMEASPPPGRGKFLIKVGGRPGIPLNVALTSVEQGLHNTNKRWNLGRRPA from the coding sequence GTGCTCGGCCTCACCGGCTACGGGGTCATGCCGCTGGTCCTGGGCGACCTCAAACCCGACTACGTCGACCTCGTCCAAGCGCTCGGTGGGCAGGTAGTCCGCAACGGGCCAGGCAGGGCCAAGATCAACATCCTCGACCCCGGAGAAGCCAACGCCGCGGCAGCACGGCTGACCGGGCAGGCCCAGATCGAGGTCCTCGCTGACCCGCACCAGCGCCGCCTGGAGATGGTCGTGGCCCTCTCCAACATCTGGCGCAAACGGCCACCTGAGTCGATCTCCGTGCAGATCCTCGACCGCGCTCTCCACGTACTCGACGACACCGCCGACCGGAACCCGGTCCTCGGTGACCTGCTCAAAGTCATCCAAGACGGACCCGAATCGGATCGCGCGGTCGCCGTCGACCGCGGCGACAAGAACCGCTACCAGGAGATAACCCGCGACATCGAGGTGGACCTGGTCGGGTTCACCTCCGGTGCCGCGTTCGGGGACATGTTCTCCGGGCACACCACCACCCCGCTGCACCTGGACCGTCCCGCTGTAATCGACGTGTCCTCACTCGGTGAGGCACAGGCAGACGTCAAGGCCGCAGCACTGCTGTCGTGCTGGTCCTACGGCTTCGGCGCGGTGAACATCGCCAACGCCCTCGCCGATTCCGGCCTGGAGCCGCAGCGGCGCTACTTCATCGTGATGGACGAGCTTTGGCAGGCACTGCGCGCCGGCGAAGGCATGGTCGACCGGGTCGACGCACTCACCCGGCTCAACCGCCAGAAGGGCGTCGGCCAGGTGATGATCTCCCACACCATGTCCGACCTCGCAGCTCTGCCCGAGCTCGCAGCTCTGCCCGAGCTCGACCAGAAGAAGGCGCGCGGCTTCGTCGAACGCTCCGGCATGGTGATCCTCGGGGCGTTGCCCGAGGACGAGATGCCCAGACTCTCCGGCGCGATCAAACTCGCCCGCGCCGAACAGGACCTACTCACCTCCTGGACAACCCCAACATCATGGGGCAGTTCGGCCGACATGGAAGCCTCACCACCGCCTGGACGAGGGAAGTTCCTTATCAAAGTGGGTGGTCGCCCCGGGATCCCGTTGAACGTCGCACTGACCTCAGTCGAGCAGGGCCTGCACAACACCAACAAGCGGTGGAACCTGGGAAGGCGGCCCGCATGA